A region from the Lentisphaera profundi genome encodes:
- a CDS encoding division/cell wall cluster transcriptional repressor MraZ: MSSDEIIFTGEFEHSVDTQRRLAIPRSWRGGEGSRMYLLPGKDKMIQIIPEYMFAVLRERLKKVSFTNPKMARALAAFGAKIQEVQCDKQGRVPLPAKMKAHAGIKSDAVLVGAVTTAQIWAKDEWEASQEDEMDPYAMLDGLMNQDVSLDDLFGANS, encoded by the coding sequence ATGTCGTCTGACGAGATCATATTCACCGGCGAGTTCGAACATTCTGTCGATACACAACGCCGGCTTGCGATCCCCCGCTCTTGGAGAGGGGGAGAGGGATCTCGTATGTACCTATTGCCTGGAAAAGATAAGATGATTCAAATTATTCCTGAATACATGTTTGCCGTTTTGAGGGAGCGATTGAAAAAAGTTTCCTTTACGAATCCAAAAATGGCGAGAGCCTTAGCGGCCTTCGGTGCGAAAATTCAAGAAGTGCAATGTGATAAGCAGGGGCGAGTTCCCTTGCCCGCAAAGATGAAGGCACATGCAGGGATAAAAAGTGATGCCGTATTAGTCGGCGCTGTTACAACCGCACAGATTTGGGCAAAAGATGAATGGGAAGCCAGTCAAGAAGATGAAATGGACCCTTACGCAATGTTAGATGGCTTAATGAACCAAGATGTAAGCCTGGATGATTTATTTGGAGCAAATAGTTAA